One window of the Cognatishimia sp. WU-CL00825 genome contains the following:
- a CDS encoding GMC family oxidoreductase N-terminal domain-containing protein has product MSECLNGFDFIVIGGGSAGCLMANRLSTDPANKVLLLEAGKPDTYPWIHIPVGYLYCIGNPRADWMYKTEACKGLNGRSLLYPRGKTLGGCSSINGMIYMRGQARDYDNWAKLTGEKAWNWENSLSDFKSHEDHYKLDDAADPVTGDNSRFSDMHGHGGEWRIEKQRLRWDVLDSFSDAAEQTGIRKTDDFNKGDNAGVGYFDVNQRSGWRWNTSKAFLRPAKKRDNLTIWTEAHVERLTFEKCADGALRCVGAKVHHEGKPVDVKAGKEIVLSAGAVNSPQILQLSGIGPATLLKEHGIDVVMDQPYVGENLQDHLQIRSVFKVKGAETMNTLANSIVGKAKIGLEYLFKRSGPMSMSPSQLGAFTRSDPSRSYANLEYHVQPLSLEAFGDDLHDFPAMTVSVCNLNPTSRGHVRISSSDFRVPPKITPNYLDTEDDRKVAADSLRQVREIMAQSALQPYEPEEYKPGTQYQSDEELARLAGDIASTIFHPVGTIKMGREDDETAVLDPHLRLKGVSGLRVVDASVMPEITSGNTNSPTIMVAEKAARWILSGQ; this is encoded by the coding sequence ATGTCTGAATGTTTGAACGGGTTCGATTTTATCGTGATTGGTGGTGGTTCCGCCGGTTGCTTGATGGCCAATCGTCTGAGCACCGACCCTGCCAACAAGGTCCTCTTGTTGGAAGCGGGAAAGCCAGACACCTATCCTTGGATTCATATCCCTGTTGGATACCTTTATTGTATCGGTAACCCGCGTGCCGATTGGATGTATAAAACAGAAGCGTGTAAAGGCCTCAACGGGCGCAGCCTGCTGTATCCCCGCGGCAAAACCTTGGGTGGATGCTCTTCTATCAACGGCATGATCTACATGCGAGGTCAAGCACGTGATTATGACAACTGGGCGAAACTAACAGGCGAAAAGGCGTGGAACTGGGAAAACTCTCTGTCTGATTTCAAGTCTCATGAAGACCATTACAAACTTGATGACGCTGCGGACCCAGTCACCGGTGACAACAGCCGGTTTTCGGATATGCACGGACATGGTGGTGAATGGCGTATCGAAAAACAACGCCTTCGGTGGGACGTGTTGGACAGCTTTTCGGATGCAGCCGAGCAGACAGGCATTCGGAAGACTGATGATTTCAACAAAGGCGACAACGCTGGTGTCGGGTATTTCGATGTGAACCAGCGGTCTGGTTGGCGTTGGAATACGTCCAAGGCATTCCTGCGCCCCGCGAAAAAGCGGGACAACCTGACGATCTGGACCGAAGCGCACGTTGAAAGGCTGACGTTCGAGAAATGCGCCGATGGCGCGCTGCGCTGTGTTGGTGCCAAGGTCCACCATGAGGGCAAGCCAGTAGATGTGAAGGCCGGCAAGGAAATTGTTCTTTCGGCGGGGGCGGTGAACTCACCGCAAATCCTGCAGCTCTCCGGTATCGGGCCCGCGACACTACTCAAAGAGCATGGCATCGATGTGGTCATGGATCAGCCCTATGTTGGTGAAAACCTTCAGGATCACCTTCAAATCCGTTCTGTCTTCAAGGTGAAGGGTGCAGAAACAATGAACACGCTCGCAAATTCGATCGTTGGCAAAGCCAAAATCGGTCTGGAGTATTTGTTTAAGCGGTCCGGCCCGATGAGCATGTCCCCAAGCCAGCTGGGCGCCTTCACGCGCTCGGACCCGAGCCGTAGCTATGCCAACCTTGAATACCACGTGCAACCCCTAAGCCTTGAGGCTTTTGGCGATGACTTGCACGATTTTCCCGCAATGACGGTGAGCGTTTGCAACCTGAATCCGACCAGTCGCGGGCATGTTCGCATTTCTTCTTCCGATTTTCGTGTCCCACCCAAAATCACACCGAATTACTTGGACACTGAAGATGACCGAAAGGTTGCCGCCGACAGCCTGCGCCAAGTGCGCGAGATCATGGCGCAATCGGCGTTGCAACCTTACGAACCAGAAGAATACAAACCCGGCACCCAGTATCAAAGCGACGAAGAACTGGCGCGGCTTGCTGGTGATATTGCCAGCACGATTTTCCACCCAGTTGGCACCATCAAAATGGGCCGCGAGGACGATGAAACCGCTGTACTGGACCCCCATCTGCGCCTGAAGGGTGTCTCGGGCCTACGAGTAGTGGATGCCTCCGTCATGCCTGAGATCACCAGCGGAAACACCAATTCACCGACGATCATGGTCGCCGAAAAGGCTGCTCGCTGGATTCTGTCCGGTCAGTAA
- a CDS encoding CoA transferase: MRNSFSNLPLTGVKVVDFGQYIAGPAVAMLLGDLGATIVHIDPPNGPMWDSPANATLNRNKVIVNLDLKTQQGLEQARTLCAEADIIVENFRPGKMAKLGIDFAEMREERPELITISLPGFASNDPSRRELRAYESIVSASSGVFTDMGLNRVLMGLNPSFSPLPLASAYASQIAASATVLALQSRQVTGLGDQIEVPLAAAVMEGLCYNSLHVGGMPERYLTQREVEIERRRVEGLPMNVGYEDLQELMDPFFRSYMCKDGRGFYVVCPSHKNHARRCLEVLGIYDELVEEGLTSEEDTYKPWSEWESKTSLGVYPMPKNWADKISARMKEVFMTRTSHEWKKMFGRGLIPGAPQRWLQEWMHDEYAETSGLMIDVHDPVYGEMTQPGPVVWMEESGEEALQPKPRRWVDFDEALKILKKHRTEIPDESEGESQESWLSGVKILDLCNVIAGPHSASYMARFGADVIKLEPADPMYDSWNTVIYGMSQMRGKRSILADITSRHGRRVFEDLVKSVDVIVWNAPDNQIRKMGLDPDNLRKLNPDALFCKLDCFSGVRRGARTDYIGYDDLVQATTGIMLRFGGGMDRPEEHAHVGTIDVMCGFGGALSVAAALYQKHRHGRIGRGRTSLSSNSGLLQVPFAFDYKGRGLYDEPSGPEASGYDALTRFYSTASRHILLSAYENDLSLFRNVEGLEDLPDLEEEERAAFLSTAFQTQPADEWVERLQAADIGAVICENLDSLRAMNLREADGSAGTENGSYSFSNYPDHPSGHEVIQLDPYAVRSVRAKIIAVTPAEKFGTSTRAILRELGYVETAIEAMIKTGNLSESWSKEYLPS, translated from the coding sequence ATGCGTAATTCTTTTTCCAACTTGCCGCTGACAGGTGTAAAAGTCGTCGATTTTGGCCAGTATATCGCAGGGCCCGCTGTTGCAATGTTGCTTGGGGATCTGGGGGCCACGATCGTTCATATCGACCCTCCGAATGGCCCTATGTGGGATAGCCCAGCGAATGCGACACTGAACCGAAATAAGGTCATCGTGAACCTTGATCTGAAGACGCAACAAGGGCTGGAGCAGGCTCGCACGCTGTGCGCCGAGGCTGACATTATTGTTGAGAATTTCCGCCCGGGCAAAATGGCAAAGCTGGGGATTGATTTCGCAGAAATGCGCGAAGAGCGCCCGGAACTAATCACGATTTCGCTGCCGGGCTTTGCTTCGAATGACCCGTCGCGCCGCGAGCTTCGTGCTTACGAAAGCATCGTCTCGGCCAGTTCAGGAGTGTTCACCGACATGGGACTGAATCGTGTTCTTATGGGACTGAACCCATCGTTCTCTCCGCTTCCGCTCGCGTCTGCCTATGCATCCCAGATTGCAGCATCGGCCACGGTTCTGGCGCTTCAATCGCGACAGGTTACGGGCCTTGGAGACCAGATCGAGGTGCCCTTGGCTGCCGCCGTGATGGAAGGGTTGTGCTACAACTCGCTTCACGTTGGCGGAATGCCGGAGCGTTACCTGACGCAGCGCGAGGTGGAAATCGAACGCCGCCGCGTCGAGGGCCTGCCGATGAATGTCGGTTACGAAGACCTCCAAGAACTGATGGATCCGTTTTTTCGCAGCTACATGTGCAAGGACGGGCGTGGGTTCTACGTTGTGTGTCCAAGTCACAAGAACCACGCCCGGCGCTGCCTCGAGGTGCTCGGCATTTATGATGAACTGGTTGAAGAAGGCCTGACATCAGAGGAAGACACCTACAAGCCATGGTCCGAGTGGGAGAGTAAAACCTCGCTTGGTGTGTACCCTATGCCCAAGAACTGGGCCGACAAAATTTCTGCACGGATGAAAGAGGTCTTCATGACCCGCACCTCGCATGAATGGAAAAAGATGTTTGGGCGCGGCCTTATTCCTGGCGCGCCGCAACGCTGGTTGCAAGAATGGATGCATGACGAATACGCGGAAACATCGGGCCTGATGATCGACGTGCACGACCCGGTTTACGGTGAAATGACCCAACCCGGCCCCGTTGTCTGGATGGAAGAAAGTGGCGAGGAAGCGCTACAACCAAAGCCACGCCGTTGGGTCGATTTCGATGAAGCGTTGAAAATTCTGAAGAAACACAGGACCGAAATTCCAGACGAATCAGAGGGCGAAAGCCAAGAGTCTTGGTTGTCTGGCGTGAAAATTTTGGACCTGTGCAATGTGATCGCGGGACCGCATTCGGCCAGCTATATGGCGCGCTTCGGCGCCGATGTGATCAAGCTTGAGCCTGCTGATCCGATGTATGACAGCTGGAACACGGTGATCTATGGCATGTCGCAGATGCGTGGCAAACGCTCAATCCTTGCGGATATCACATCGCGCCACGGGCGGCGGGTGTTTGAAGATTTGGTGAAGTCCGTTGATGTGATTGTCTGGAATGCGCCCGACAACCAGATCAGGAAAATGGGGTTAGATCCCGACAACCTGCGCAAACTCAATCCCGATGCCTTGTTCTGCAAACTGGATTGTTTCAGTGGCGTGCGGCGCGGAGCGCGGACCGATTACATTGGCTACGACGATCTTGTGCAGGCCACCACGGGCATCATGTTGCGATTTGGCGGCGGGATGGACCGCCCCGAGGAACATGCGCACGTCGGCACAATCGATGTCATGTGCGGATTTGGCGGCGCATTGAGCGTTGCAGCGGCGCTGTATCAGAAACACCGCCATGGGCGCATCGGTCGCGGCCGCACCTCCCTGTCGTCAAACAGTGGGTTGCTGCAAGTGCCGTTTGCATTCGATTACAAAGGCCGCGGACTGTATGATGAACCGTCAGGGCCAGAAGCAAGCGGCTATGACGCGCTCACGCGATTTTACAGCACTGCATCACGTCATATCCTGCTCAGCGCTTATGAGAATGACCTGTCACTGTTCCGCAACGTCGAAGGCCTAGAGGACCTGCCTGATCTTGAAGAAGAAGAACGCGCGGCCTTCTTGTCAACTGCGTTCCAAACCCAACCAGCCGACGAGTGGGTTGAGCGTTTGCAAGCGGCCGACATTGGCGCGGTAATCTGTGAAAACCTCGATTCTTTGCGCGCGATGAATCTGCGTGAAGCGGATGGGTCGGCTGGAACAGAGAACGGCAGCTATTCGTTTTCCAACTATCCTGATCATCCAAGCGGACACGAAGTCATCCAATTGGACCCTTACGCTGTGCGATCGGTGCGTGCCAAAATAATAGCCGTGACGCCTGCAGAAAAATTCGGGACCTCGACCCGCGCGATCCTGCGCGAGTTGGGCTACGTCGAAACCGCCATCGAGGCGATGATAAAAACAGGCAATCTAAGTGAGTCCTGGAGCAAGGAATACTTGCCGAGCTAA